A genomic window from Pygocentrus nattereri isolate fPygNat1 chromosome 22, fPygNat1.pri, whole genome shotgun sequence includes:
- the zgc:64201 gene encoding prolyl-tRNA synthetase associated domain-containing protein 1 encodes MGSAELRTELEHFLKTLDIEFVSVQHPEVFTVEEMMPHVEHLSGAITKNLFLKDKKKKGLWLVSVRHDRQVNLNDLAKKLGVGSGNLRFADEAAMLEKLKVGQGCATALALFCDKDKSVKFILDSDLANGGHERVYFHPMTNAATMGLKPDDLMKFLRETGHEPVLHDFD; translated from the exons ATGGGATCCGCAGAGCTGCGAACAGAGCTAGAACATTTCCTAAAGACCCTGGATATAGAGTTCGTGTCGGTGCAGCACCCGGAG GTTTTCACTGTGGAGGAGATGATGCCACATGTGGAGCATCTCAGCGGGGCCATCACTAAAAACCTTTTCTTAAAAGACAAGAAGAAAAAGGGCCTGTGGCTCGTCTCTGTTCGTCACGACCGGCAGGTTAACCTCAATGATCTCGCCAAGAAGCTGGGCGTGGGCAGTGGAAACCTGCGCTTTGCTGATGAAGCAGCCATGCTGGAGAAGCTAAAGGTGGGCCAAGGCTGTGCCACAGCTCTGGCCCTCTTCTGTGATAAAGACAAGAGTGTGAAGTTCATCCTGGACAGTGACTTGGCAAACGGAGGCCATGAGAGAGTGTACTTCCACCCTATGACCAATGCCGCCACCATGGGGCTGAAACCAGACGACCTGATGAAGTTTTTGAGAGAGACAGGACACGAGCCGGTTCTTCACGACTTTGATTAG